Proteins encoded together in one Marinobacter sp. Arc7-DN-1 window:
- the fmt gene encoding methionyl-tRNA formyltransferase, with product MRLVFAGTPDFAATALQTLIGTHHSIVGVYSQPDRPAGRGRKLQPSPVKQVALDNGIPVLQPESLKTPEARQELADLRPDVMIVAAYGLILPKDVLEIPTHGCLNIHASLLPRWRGAAPVQRAIAAGDQETGITIMQMDEGLDTGAMLLKSLTIIGKNDTGGSLHDRLAEMGGKAIVKALELLEKGELRGEPQNDDLACYARKLSKDEGHIDWHTDAISIERLIRAFHPWPGTYTDLGDQRIRIHQAKALNDTGDKPAGTVLRRERDGIDIACGTGTLRISRLQLPGSRAQSVNDLINGGKELLMPGQELH from the coding sequence GTGCGACTTGTTTTTGCCGGCACTCCGGATTTCGCTGCCACCGCTCTCCAGACCCTGATCGGCACCCACCACAGCATCGTGGGCGTCTACTCCCAGCCGGACCGGCCCGCCGGCCGTGGCCGGAAGCTGCAACCCAGCCCGGTCAAGCAGGTCGCCCTGGATAACGGCATTCCGGTGCTCCAGCCCGAGAGCCTGAAAACACCGGAAGCCAGGCAAGAGCTGGCAGACCTGCGGCCGGACGTCATGATCGTCGCCGCCTATGGTCTGATCCTGCCGAAAGATGTACTGGAGATCCCGACCCACGGCTGCCTGAACATCCACGCCTCCCTGCTGCCCCGCTGGCGCGGCGCCGCGCCTGTCCAGCGGGCCATTGCCGCCGGCGACCAGGAAACCGGAATCACCATCATGCAGATGGACGAGGGCCTGGATACTGGCGCCATGCTCCTCAAATCCCTGACCATCATCGGAAAAAACGATACCGGCGGCAGCCTCCACGACCGGCTGGCAGAGATGGGCGGCAAGGCCATTGTCAAAGCCCTCGAGTTGCTGGAGAAAGGTGAACTCCGTGGCGAACCCCAGAACGACGATCTCGCCTGCTATGCCCGTAAGTTAAGCAAGGACGAGGGACACATCGACTGGCACACAGATGCCATCTCCATTGAACGGCTGATTCGTGCCTTCCACCCCTGGCCCGGGACCTACACCGATCTGGGCGATCAGCGCATCCGGATTCACCAAGCCAAAGCCCTCAATGACACTGGCGACAAACCGGCAGGCACGGTACTCCGGCGGGAGCGGGACGGCATCGACATCGCCTGCGGAACCGGAACCCTGCGCATCAGCCGGCTGCAACTGCCCGGTTCCCGGGCCCAGAGCGTGAACGACCTGATTAACGGCGGCAAGGAGCTGCTCATGCCCGGCCAGGAGTTGCACTGA
- the rsmB gene encoding 16S rRNA (cytosine(967)-C(5))-methyltransferase RsmB yields MGDQQQPMRAIAAGVMLAVEHGQSLSQCLPPALNRLPPNERPELQALCYGTCRWFHRLDSELNGRLKKPLRKPDRIVHHLMLVALFQLRFSQQATYAVLNETVEACRALDKPHLTGLVNGVLRAAEREGSPEPANDSARFSHPVWMVEKLRHNWPEDWQRILGANNAQAPMTLRVNALRFHRDQYLALLKEAGIEASPTRFAPHGIQLASPVPVERLPWFADGAASVQDEAAQLCTTLLDLAPGQRVLDACAAPGGKTCAILESCAELSEVVAIDESADRLPRVQENLDRLDLDATLKQSDAAATGQWWDGQAFDRILLDVPCSASGVIRRHPDIKLLRRESDIVPLAAIQLGLLDAMWAILKPGGRLVYATCSVFPQENHRIIQRFCKQQTDAILVGPNAQWGRDMGAGRQLLPDPFSHDGFFYAVLEKPEP; encoded by the coding sequence ATGGGCGACCAACAACAGCCCATGCGTGCCATCGCCGCCGGCGTGATGCTGGCGGTGGAGCATGGCCAGTCCCTGTCCCAGTGCCTGCCGCCGGCCCTGAACCGCCTGCCACCGAATGAGCGCCCGGAACTCCAGGCCCTGTGTTACGGCACCTGCCGCTGGTTCCACCGGCTTGATAGTGAGCTCAATGGCCGACTGAAGAAACCTCTGCGCAAACCGGACCGGATTGTCCATCACCTGATGCTGGTTGCGCTCTTTCAGTTGCGCTTCAGCCAGCAGGCTACCTACGCCGTGCTGAACGAAACCGTGGAAGCCTGCCGGGCATTGGACAAGCCGCACCTCACCGGTCTGGTCAATGGCGTATTGCGAGCGGCCGAGCGAGAAGGCTCGCCCGAACCTGCCAATGACTCTGCCCGTTTCAGCCACCCGGTGTGGATGGTGGAAAAGCTGCGCCACAACTGGCCGGAAGACTGGCAACGGATTCTGGGAGCCAACAACGCTCAGGCGCCCATGACCCTGCGGGTTAACGCCCTGCGTTTTCACCGGGACCAGTATCTGGCGCTGCTGAAAGAAGCCGGCATTGAGGCCAGCCCGACCCGTTTCGCGCCCCATGGCATTCAACTGGCCAGCCCGGTTCCCGTGGAGCGCCTGCCCTGGTTCGCCGACGGCGCTGCCAGTGTCCAGGACGAGGCTGCACAGCTTTGCACCACGTTACTGGATTTGGCTCCGGGTCAGCGGGTTCTGGATGCCTGTGCCGCTCCCGGAGGTAAAACCTGTGCAATCCTGGAAAGTTGTGCGGAACTGTCAGAAGTTGTGGCCATTGATGAGTCCGCCGATCGACTACCCCGGGTACAGGAAAACCTCGATCGCCTGGATCTGGACGCAACCCTGAAACAGTCGGATGCTGCCGCTACCGGTCAATGGTGGGATGGCCAGGCTTTCGACCGGATTCTTCTGGATGTGCCCTGCAGCGCCAGCGGCGTCATCCGCCGCCACCCGGACATCAAGTTACTGCGCCGGGAATCGGATATTGTCCCACTGGCCGCTATCCAGCTTGGTCTGCTGGACGCCATGTGGGCTATCCTGAAACCCGGTGGCCGGCTGGTGTATGCCACCTGCTCGGTGTTCCCCCAGGAAAACCACCGTATAATTCAGCGGTTCTGCAAACAGCAAACCGATGCCATCCTTGTTGGGCCCAACGCTCAATGGGGGCGTGACATGGGTGCCGGGCGGCAATTGCTCCCGGATCCGTTCAGCCATGACGGCTTCTTCTACGCCGTGCTGGAGAAACCCGAACCATGA
- the trkA gene encoding Trk system potassium transporter TrkA, translated as MKILILGAGQVGGTLAENLANEANDITIIDSDSARLRELQDRLDIRTVQGEASYPTTLRQAGAEDADMLIAVTNSDETNMVACQVSKLLYKTPTTICRVRASAYLAKSELFYQRDQTKDLDSLRGFPIDVLISPEHLVTKHITRLIENPGALQVLEFSKGLTRLVALRATRGGPLVGHELSYLRTHMPKIDTRVAAIFRKDRAIMPEGNTVIEDGDEVFFIAAGDHIKSVMSELQPLVKPYKRIFICGGGNIGQRLAHTLENRFQVKLLERSHERCVMLSENLRKTVVLEGNAANKDILLEENIENTDVFCAVTNDDEANIMASLLAKRLGARKVLTLINNPDYVDLIQGGDIDVAISPQQTTIGSLLTHVRRGDVVNVHSLRRGAAEAIEAIAHGDHRSSKVVGKRLDEINLPEGTTIGAIVRRSEVLIAHDHLRIQPDDHVILFLVDKTRIREVEKLFQVGLTFF; from the coding sequence ATGAAAATCCTGATTCTCGGTGCTGGCCAGGTGGGCGGCACACTCGCGGAAAACCTCGCCAACGAAGCCAACGACATCACCATTATCGACAGCGATAGTGCCCGGTTGCGTGAACTTCAGGACCGGCTCGACATCCGCACCGTTCAGGGCGAGGCATCTTATCCGACGACACTGCGACAAGCCGGCGCCGAAGACGCCGACATGCTGATCGCCGTCACCAACAGCGACGAAACCAACATGGTGGCCTGCCAGGTCAGCAAGCTCCTGTACAAGACGCCAACCACCATCTGCCGGGTGCGGGCCAGTGCCTACCTGGCGAAATCCGAGCTGTTTTACCAGCGGGATCAGACAAAAGATCTGGACAGCCTGCGTGGCTTTCCCATCGACGTACTGATCAGCCCGGAACATCTGGTAACCAAACACATCACCCGGCTGATCGAAAACCCGGGGGCATTGCAGGTTCTGGAATTCTCCAAAGGCCTGACCCGGCTGGTTGCCCTCCGCGCCACCCGGGGCGGGCCACTGGTCGGCCATGAGCTGTCTTACCTTCGCACCCACATGCCCAAAATCGATACCCGGGTGGCCGCCATTTTCCGGAAAGACCGGGCCATCATGCCCGAGGGCAACACCGTCATTGAGGATGGCGACGAGGTCTTCTTTATTGCCGCAGGCGATCATATAAAATCGGTTATGAGCGAGCTTCAGCCACTTGTGAAGCCCTACAAACGCATTTTTATCTGCGGTGGCGGCAACATCGGCCAACGGCTGGCCCATACCCTGGAAAACCGTTTCCAGGTCAAGCTGCTGGAACGGAGCCATGAACGCTGCGTGATGCTGTCGGAAAACCTCCGCAAGACCGTGGTCCTCGAAGGCAATGCCGCCAACAAGGATATTCTGCTGGAAGAGAACATCGAGAATACCGATGTGTTCTGCGCGGTCACCAACGACGACGAGGCCAACATCATGGCCTCGCTGCTGGCCAAGCGCCTGGGCGCCCGGAAAGTACTCACCCTGATCAACAACCCGGATTATGTCGATCTGATCCAGGGCGGCGACATCGATGTCGCCATTTCTCCCCAGCAAACCACCATCGGCAGTCTGCTTACCCACGTTCGCAGAGGCGACGTTGTGAATGTTCACTCACTGCGCAGAGGGGCCGCCGAGGCCATCGAAGCCATCGCCCATGGTGACCACCGGTCATCGAAGGTGGTCGGCAAACGGCTGGACGAGATCAATCTTCCGGAAGGCACCACCATCGGTGCCATCGTGCGGCGCAGCGAAGTACTGATTGCCCACGACCACCTCCGGATCCAGCCAGATGACCACGTTATCCTGTTCCTGGTGGACAAAACCCGGATACGGGAAGTGGAAAAACTGTTCCAGGTGGGTCTCACCTTCTTCTGA
- the glyQ gene encoding glycine--tRNA ligase subunit alpha, with protein sequence MTDKATKQTNPDIGTFQGLILALQNFWAQHGCVVLQPLDMEVGAGTFHPATFLRAIGPETWNAAYVQPSRRPTDGRYGENPNRLQHYYQFQVVLKPSPDNIQELYLDSLKALGLDPLVHDIRFVEDNWESPTLGAWGLGWEIWLNGMEVTQFTYFQQVGGLECFPVTGELTYGLERIAMYLQGVDSVYDLVWTEGPDGVVTYGDVFHQQEVEMSTYNFEHADTEFLFHSFDVHERESARLIEAGLALPAYEQVLKASHTFNLLDARHAISVTERQRFILRVRTLARSVAQAYFDSRRALSFPLAPEALRKEVLAAAEAADDKAKSQNGKKAKKAQQEQGNA encoded by the coding sequence GTGACAGACAAGGCAACGAAACAGACAAATCCGGACATCGGGACCTTCCAGGGCCTGATCCTGGCTCTGCAGAATTTCTGGGCGCAACATGGCTGCGTGGTTCTCCAGCCACTGGATATGGAAGTGGGCGCCGGCACCTTCCACCCGGCCACCTTCCTGCGGGCCATCGGGCCGGAAACCTGGAATGCCGCCTACGTTCAGCCCAGCCGCCGACCGACTGATGGCCGCTACGGCGAGAACCCCAACCGTCTGCAGCATTACTACCAGTTCCAGGTGGTCCTCAAGCCGTCGCCGGACAACATTCAGGAGCTGTACCTGGATTCCCTGAAGGCTCTGGGCCTGGACCCGCTGGTGCACGACATCCGGTTTGTGGAAGACAACTGGGAATCACCCACCCTCGGCGCCTGGGGTCTGGGCTGGGAAATCTGGCTTAACGGCATGGAAGTCACCCAGTTTACCTACTTCCAGCAAGTGGGGGGCCTGGAATGCTTCCCGGTGACCGGCGAGCTCACCTACGGGCTAGAGCGGATCGCCATGTACCTGCAGGGTGTCGACAGTGTCTACGATCTGGTCTGGACCGAAGGCCCTGATGGTGTGGTCACCTATGGTGATGTGTTCCACCAGCAGGAAGTGGAGATGTCCACCTACAACTTTGAACACGCCGATACCGAGTTCCTGTTCCACAGCTTCGATGTCCACGAGCGGGAGAGTGCCCGCCTGATCGAAGCCGGCCTGGCGCTGCCAGCCTATGAGCAGGTTCTGAAAGCCTCCCACACCTTCAACCTGCTGGACGCCCGCCACGCCATCTCGGTGACCGAGCGCCAGCGCTTTATCCTGCGGGTACGTACCCTGGCGCGTTCAGTCGCCCAGGCGTACTTCGACAGCCGCCGGGCACTGAGCTTCCCGCTGGCGCCCGAGGCTCTGCGCAAGGAAGTGCTGGCCGCCGCCGAGGCCGCCGATGACAAGGCGAAGAGCCAAAACGGCAAAAAAGCGAAGAAGGCACAGCAGGAACAGGGGAACGCATAA
- the glyS gene encoding glycine--tRNA ligase subunit beta produces MATQDFLVELGTEELPPKALKPLSDAFTQGIARGLDEAGIEFGKIEAFAAPRRLAVRIRKLADAQPDKSVEKRGPAVKAAFDDAGNPTRALTGFATSLGVTPDQLDTLETDKGAWVVYRTVEQGKPTVELMPELVEQSLAGLPIPKRMRWGAHRTEFVRPVHWVIMLFGNKVIDTPIMGLTPGNKTRGHRFHCPKSLIVPTPGDYEVVLRQEGYVIADFAGRREQIRAGVTELAEKEAGGKAVIDEDLLDEVTALNEWPVPLMGRFEERFLEVPAEALISSMKEHQKYFHVVAADGDMLPLFITVANIQSKDPAQVISGNEKVIRPRLSDAAFFYETDRKTRLEDRVDALKPIVFQEKLGSIYDKSVRVAALARKIAGAIGSDPALAERAAMLAKTDLVTEMVLEFTDLQGIMGQYYAANDGEPEDVAKALNEQYMPRFAGDNLPTTLTGCAIAIADRLDSLVGLFGIHQPPSGTRDPFALRRASLGVLRIIIERELPLDLQTCCEWAQENFTVLTEQNTASTVVDYMLERFRAHYDEQGIGAEVYLAVHARRPTRPLDFDRRVKAVEAFRQLPEAQALAGANKRVSNILTKQGGDSIGETVDASLLQDSAEKALAEQVDQQAAKVLPLFENGDYASALSSLASLREPVDNFFDEVMVMADDEAIRNNRLALLNRLRNLFLRVADISLLPAAG; encoded by the coding sequence ATGGCAACACAGGATTTTCTGGTCGAACTGGGCACCGAAGAGCTGCCCCCCAAGGCCCTCAAGCCACTGTCTGACGCCTTCACCCAGGGCATTGCCCGGGGTCTGGATGAGGCCGGCATCGAATTCGGCAAGATTGAGGCCTTCGCGGCACCGCGCCGTCTGGCGGTCCGTATCCGGAAGCTGGCCGATGCCCAGCCGGACAAGTCTGTTGAGAAACGCGGCCCGGCGGTCAAGGCCGCCTTCGACGACGCCGGCAACCCGACCCGGGCGCTGACCGGCTTCGCAACCTCTCTGGGCGTAACCCCGGACCAGCTCGACACCCTGGAGACCGACAAGGGTGCCTGGGTGGTTTACCGAACCGTGGAGCAGGGCAAGCCCACCGTGGAACTGATGCCGGAACTGGTGGAGCAGTCCCTGGCGGGCCTGCCCATTCCCAAGCGCATGCGCTGGGGTGCCCACCGGACCGAGTTTGTGCGCCCGGTACATTGGGTCATCATGCTGTTCGGCAACAAGGTGATTGATACGCCCATCATGGGCCTGACTCCGGGCAACAAGACCCGTGGCCACCGCTTCCATTGCCCGAAATCCCTGATTGTACCCACACCCGGCGATTACGAAGTGGTGCTCAGACAGGAAGGCTATGTGATTGCCGATTTCGCCGGGCGCCGGGAACAGATCCGCGCCGGCGTGACCGAACTGGCCGAGAAGGAAGCCGGCGGCAAGGCGGTAATTGATGAAGACCTGCTGGACGAAGTAACCGCCCTGAACGAGTGGCCGGTGCCCCTGATGGGCCGCTTCGAGGAGCGGTTCCTGGAGGTTCCCGCGGAAGCCCTGATTTCCTCCATGAAGGAGCACCAGAAGTACTTCCACGTGGTGGCTGCCGATGGCGACATGCTGCCCCTGTTCATCACCGTCGCCAACATTCAGAGCAAGGATCCGGCGCAGGTGATTTCCGGTAACGAGAAGGTGATCCGGCCCCGCCTGTCCGACGCCGCCTTCTTTTACGAAACCGACCGGAAAACCAGGCTCGAGGACCGCGTTGACGCCCTCAAGCCTATCGTGTTCCAGGAAAAGCTCGGCAGCATCTACGACAAGTCCGTCCGTGTCGCGGCCCTGGCCCGGAAAATTGCCGGTGCCATCGGCAGTGACCCGGCCCTGGCCGAGCGTGCCGCCATGCTGGCGAAGACCGATCTGGTCACCGAGATGGTGCTGGAGTTCACCGACCTTCAGGGCATCATGGGCCAGTACTACGCCGCCAACGATGGTGAGCCGGAAGACGTGGCCAAGGCGCTGAACGAGCAGTACATGCCCCGTTTCGCCGGTGACAACCTGCCCACCACCCTGACCGGCTGCGCCATTGCCATCGCCGACCGCCTGGATTCCCTGGTCGGCCTGTTCGGCATCCACCAGCCGCCATCCGGTACCCGGGACCCGTTCGCCCTGCGCCGTGCTTCCCTCGGGGTACTGCGTATCATCATCGAACGTGAGCTACCGCTGGATCTGCAGACCTGCTGCGAGTGGGCGCAAGAGAACTTCACGGTGCTGACCGAGCAAAACACCGCCAGCACCGTGGTGGACTACATGCTGGAGCGCTTCCGGGCCCATTACGACGAGCAGGGCATCGGCGCCGAGGTTTACCTGGCCGTTCACGCCCGGCGCCCGACCCGCCCGCTGGACTTCGACCGCCGGGTGAAGGCCGTCGAAGCCTTCCGCCAGCTGCCGGAAGCCCAGGCCCTGGCGGGCGCCAACAAGCGGGTGTCCAACATCCTGACCAAGCAGGGCGGTGACAGCATCGGTGAAACCGTCGACGCCAGCCTGTTGCAGGACAGTGCCGAGAAAGCCCTGGCCGAACAGGTCGACCAACAGGCCGCGAAGGTCCTGCCTCTGTTCGAGAACGGCGACTACGCCAGCGCCCTGAGCTCCCTGGCCAGCCTGCGGGAGCCGGTGGACAACTTCTTCGATGAAGTGATGGTGATGGCCGACGACGAAGCCATCCGGAACAATCGCCTGGCACTGCTGAACCGGCTGCGCAACCTGTTCCTGCGCGTTGCGGATATTTCGTTGTTGCCCGCCGCCGGCTAA